The proteins below come from a single Rhodococcus sp. WMMA185 genomic window:
- the pheT gene encoding phenylalanine--tRNA ligase subunit beta: protein MRVAQSWLTEILQRATPDWDVTAEELDAGFVRVGLEVEEVDRLEPIEGPLVVGKVLEITELTEFKKPIRFCKVDVGTAEPHGIVCGARNFSEGDLVVVALPGAVLPGGFAITARKTYGKVSDGMICSVAELGIGKDHSGILVLEQGTALPGADANELMGLPDTVIELNITPDRGYCFSVRGLTRELACGFDLEFADPAVVAPLPAEGEAWPIRVDPASNASRFVARRVTGIDPNAVSPWWLQRRLLLSGVRPISPAVDVTNYVLLELGQPLHAFDAAKISGELVVRRAVVGEKLTTLDETERVLDPEDVVIADDSGVVSLAGVMGGASTEVGSESTDILLEAATWDPLAVFRTSRRHKLSSEAGKRFERVVDPEIPVAALDRAATLLVSIAGGQIEPVLTDIGGVIPHDPIRMDIDLPDRVAGVDYPTGTAARRLTQIGCNVEVGVSDSGHGQLVATPPSWRPDLTQPADLVEEVLRLEGLEQIPSVLPAAPAGRGLTPAQRRRRAVSRAMAFSGYVEILPPVFLPSAVFDTWGLEPEDPRRNTSKVLNPLESDRPELATTLLPGLLEVLARNASRGQRDLSLFGIAQVVLPGADTKPVDALPVDRRPTDEQIATLLRSLPAQPVHVAAVLTGQRELSGPWGSGRAADATDAFTAARTIAAAAGVEVDFRSAQYLPWHPGRGAEVLVDGVVVGHAGELHPAVLERAGLPPRTCAVEIDLDALPLVENLPAPTVSPFPAVLQDVAVVVDATVPAADVQAALKSGGGELLEDVRLFDVFEGEQVGQGRKSLAFALRFRGSDRTLTEDEASAARDSAVAAASAAVGAELRS, encoded by the coding sequence GTGCGAGTAGCGCAATCCTGGCTGACCGAGATCCTCCAGCGTGCCACCCCGGACTGGGACGTCACGGCGGAGGAACTCGATGCTGGTTTCGTCCGAGTCGGGCTCGAGGTTGAGGAAGTCGACCGACTCGAGCCCATCGAAGGCCCGCTCGTCGTGGGCAAGGTTCTCGAGATCACCGAACTCACCGAATTCAAGAAGCCGATCCGCTTCTGCAAGGTCGATGTCGGGACGGCGGAGCCGCACGGGATCGTCTGCGGTGCCCGCAACTTTTCCGAAGGCGACCTTGTGGTGGTTGCGCTTCCGGGAGCGGTTCTTCCCGGTGGTTTCGCCATCACGGCCCGCAAGACATACGGCAAGGTTTCGGACGGAATGATCTGCTCGGTGGCCGAACTGGGCATCGGCAAGGACCACTCGGGCATCCTCGTCCTCGAGCAGGGCACCGCGCTGCCGGGCGCTGACGCCAACGAGTTGATGGGCCTGCCCGACACCGTCATTGAACTGAACATCACCCCGGATCGCGGCTACTGTTTCTCGGTGCGCGGTCTCACGCGGGAGTTGGCATGCGGATTCGATCTCGAGTTCGCCGATCCTGCGGTGGTGGCACCGCTTCCCGCAGAGGGGGAGGCGTGGCCTATCCGGGTCGATCCCGCTTCGAACGCATCCCGATTCGTCGCCCGACGGGTCACGGGAATCGATCCGAACGCGGTGAGTCCGTGGTGGCTGCAGCGCCGACTGCTGCTGTCGGGTGTCCGCCCGATATCGCCGGCGGTCGATGTCACCAACTACGTTCTGCTCGAACTCGGCCAGCCGCTGCATGCGTTCGATGCCGCCAAGATCAGCGGTGAACTCGTCGTGCGTCGCGCCGTGGTGGGAGAGAAGCTGACGACTCTCGACGAGACCGAACGCGTCCTCGACCCAGAGGATGTCGTGATCGCCGATGATTCGGGTGTCGTCTCGCTGGCCGGTGTCATGGGTGGAGCGTCCACCGAGGTCGGATCCGAGAGCACGGACATTCTGCTCGAGGCGGCGACGTGGGATCCGCTTGCGGTGTTCAGGACTTCGCGCAGACACAAGCTGTCCAGTGAGGCAGGTAAGCGCTTCGAGCGGGTGGTCGACCCCGAGATTCCCGTCGCGGCGCTCGACCGTGCGGCGACACTGCTGGTGAGTATCGCGGGCGGGCAGATCGAGCCGGTCCTCACCGACATCGGTGGGGTAATTCCACACGATCCGATCCGCATGGACATCGACCTTCCGGATCGCGTCGCGGGAGTCGACTACCCCACCGGTACCGCGGCTCGCCGACTCACCCAGATCGGCTGCAATGTCGAGGTCGGGGTCAGCGACAGTGGCCACGGGCAACTCGTGGCGACTCCGCCCTCGTGGCGACCGGACCTGACACAACCCGCCGATCTGGTGGAGGAGGTGCTGCGCCTCGAGGGGCTCGAACAGATTCCATCGGTGCTGCCTGCCGCTCCTGCGGGTCGGGGGCTGACACCGGCGCAACGTCGTAGGCGTGCCGTGAGCCGGGCGATGGCGTTCTCGGGATACGTCGAGATCCTGCCCCCCGTCTTTCTGCCTTCCGCGGTCTTCGACACCTGGGGCCTCGAGCCCGAGGATCCGCGCCGGAACACCAGCAAGGTCCTCAACCCTCTGGAGTCGGATCGCCCGGAACTAGCCACCACGTTGCTTCCGGGGCTGCTCGAGGTGCTTGCCCGCAACGCCTCCCGCGGCCAGCGCGACTTGTCACTGTTCGGGATCGCGCAGGTCGTGCTTCCCGGTGCCGACACCAAGCCCGTCGATGCGCTCCCAGTGGATCGGCGTCCGACCGACGAGCAGATCGCGACGCTTCTGCGGTCGTTGCCGGCCCAGCCAGTGCACGTTGCGGCGGTGCTCACCGGTCAGCGCGAGTTGAGCGGACCGTGGGGTTCCGGGCGCGCCGCGGACGCAACCGATGCGTTCACGGCCGCACGCACGATCGCGGCCGCTGCCGGGGTCGAAGTGGACTTCCGCAGTGCGCAGTATCTGCCGTGGCATCCCGGTCGCGGGGCGGAGGTTCTCGTGGACGGTGTCGTCGTCGGACATGCAGGTGAATTGCATCCGGCCGTGCTCGAACGCGCTGGGTTGCCGCCACGGACATGCGCCGTGGAGATAGACCTGGACGCACTGCCGCTCGTAGAGAACTTGCCCGCACCGACGGTTTCACCTTTCCCCGCAGTGCTCCAGGACGTGGCGGTCGTGGTCGACGCCACCGTACCCGCGGCCGACGTGCAAGCGGCGCTGAAGTCGGGTGGCGGTGAGCTCCTCGAGGACGTCCGGTTGTTCGACGTGTTCGAAGGCGAACAGGTCGGTCAGGGCCGGAAGTCGTTGGCGTTTGCGCTTCGTTTCCGTGGCTCGGACCGCACCCTGACCGAGGACGAGGCCAGTGCAGCCCGCGACTCGGCGGTTGCTGCCGCATCTGCCGCCGTCGGTGCCGAATT
- the pheS gene encoding phenylalanine--tRNA ligase subunit alpha, whose amino-acid sequence MAKNEGAAPAGVEGGAVDASALTEDALTTAAESAEKAFAAAKDLDDLARLKVEHVGDKSPIALARRGLGSLPGKDRAEAGKRVNVARTRISAAFEERRATLLAERDAAVLVAEAIDVTLPSQRRPVGARHPVSIISEQVADVFVAMGWEVAEGPEVETEHFNFDALNFLPDHPARTMQDTFHIAPEDSRQVLRTHTSPVQVRTMLARELPIYVVCPGRTFRTDELDATHTPVFSQVEGLAVDKGLTMAHLRGTLDAFARALFGPETRTRMRPNYFPFTEPSAEVDVWFPDKKGGAGWVEWGGCGMVNPNVLRACGIDPEVYTGFAFGMGLERTLQFRNGIPDMRDIVEGDVRFTLPFGVQG is encoded by the coding sequence GTGGCTAAGAATGAGGGCGCTGCCCCCGCTGGGGTCGAAGGCGGGGCGGTCGACGCGAGCGCGCTCACCGAAGATGCGCTGACCACGGCTGCGGAGAGCGCCGAGAAGGCGTTCGCCGCGGCGAAGGATCTCGATGACTTGGCGCGGCTCAAGGTCGAGCACGTGGGGGACAAGTCGCCGATCGCGCTGGCCCGCCGTGGACTCGGCTCTCTGCCAGGGAAGGACAGGGCCGAGGCGGGCAAACGTGTCAACGTCGCCCGGACACGGATCAGTGCGGCCTTCGAGGAGCGACGGGCAACATTGTTGGCCGAGCGCGACGCCGCCGTCCTGGTTGCCGAGGCGATCGATGTGACGTTGCCGTCGCAGCGCCGGCCCGTCGGTGCCCGTCACCCGGTCAGCATCATCTCCGAGCAGGTGGCCGACGTGTTCGTCGCGATGGGCTGGGAGGTGGCTGAGGGGCCCGAGGTCGAAACCGAGCACTTCAATTTCGACGCTCTCAACTTCCTTCCCGACCATCCCGCGCGGACGATGCAGGACACCTTCCACATTGCGCCCGAGGACTCGCGGCAGGTCCTCCGCACCCACACGTCCCCTGTTCAGGTGCGGACGATGCTCGCGCGTGAGCTCCCGATATATGTGGTGTGCCCGGGGCGCACGTTCCGCACCGACGAACTCGATGCGACACACACCCCCGTCTTCTCCCAGGTCGAGGGACTCGCGGTCGACAAGGGTCTGACGATGGCCCATCTGCGGGGCACTCTCGATGCTTTCGCCCGTGCGCTGTTCGGTCCGGAGACTCGTACCAGGATGCGCCCGAACTACTTTCCGTTCACGGAACCCTCCGCCGAGGTGGACGTCTGGTTCCCGGACAAGAAGGGTGGTGCAGGCTGGGTCGAGTGGGGCGGGTGCGGAATGGTCAACCCGAACGTGCTGCGTGCCTGCGGAATCGACCCCGAGGTCTATACCGGCTTCGCGTTCGGTATGGGGCTCGAGCGCACACTGCAGTTCCGCAACGGGATCCCGGACATGCGCGACATCGTTGAGGGTGACGTCCGGTTCACGCTGCCCTTCGGCGTTCAGGGCTGA
- a CDS encoding TrmH family RNA methyltransferase: MDPLTERTPRVVSAVKLLRTAERRKVRRFLVEGENSVAEALGTTTVHDLFYTEDAGRRYEGLIDRAYAAGVRVSLVTDRAIQGLSDTVTPPGLVAVCDQLDVPLEEVVGHGAQLLAVPVAVTDPGNAGTVIRVADAVGADAAILAGDSVDPHNGKCVRASAGSLFHLPVVRERDTAAVLEAISEAGIQLLATAADGEIDLDDADELLVRPTAWLFGNEAHGLDAVTAARADHRVRIPIHGRAESFNLATAASICLYSSARVQNSGRAVD, translated from the coding sequence GTGGACCCGCTCACCGAGCGCACCCCACGGGTCGTTTCTGCTGTCAAGTTGCTGCGTACGGCGGAACGCCGAAAGGTCAGGCGGTTCCTAGTGGAGGGGGAGAACTCGGTTGCCGAGGCTCTCGGCACCACTACCGTGCACGACCTCTTCTACACCGAGGACGCGGGTCGGCGATATGAGGGCCTGATCGACCGGGCGTATGCGGCAGGCGTACGGGTTTCGTTGGTGACGGATCGAGCGATCCAGGGACTCAGCGACACGGTTACCCCTCCGGGGCTCGTTGCGGTGTGCGATCAACTCGACGTCCCTCTGGAAGAGGTGGTCGGCCACGGGGCGCAACTACTCGCAGTTCCTGTTGCGGTCACTGATCCCGGAAACGCGGGAACCGTGATTCGGGTCGCGGACGCGGTTGGTGCGGACGCGGCGATCCTCGCGGGTGACAGCGTCGATCCGCACAACGGCAAGTGTGTTCGGGCTTCAGCCGGGAGTCTTTTCCACCTGCCCGTGGTACGTGAACGAGACACCGCCGCGGTGCTCGAGGCCATCAGCGAGGCTGGAATCCAGTTGCTCGCCACCGCGGCAGACGGTGAGATCGACCTGGACGACGCTGACGAATTGCTAGTGAGGCCGACAGCCTGGCTGTTCGGGAACGAGGCGCACGGTCTCGACGCGGTCACCGCGGCGCGGGCCGATCACCGGGTCCGGATTCCCATCCACGGTCGGGCCGAGAGTTTCAACCTGGCCACGGCGGCGTCGATTTGCCTGTACTCGAGTGCGCGAGTCCAGAACAGCGGGCGGGCCGTCGACTGA
- the rplT gene encoding 50S ribosomal protein L20, protein MARVKRAVNAQKKRRSILEASSGYRGQRSRLYRKAKEQQLHSLTYAYRDRRARKGDFRKLWITRINAAARANDITYNRLIQGLRLAEIEVDRKNLAELAVSDAEAFAGLVALAKAALPTDVNAPAGEAA, encoded by the coding sequence GTGGCACGCGTAAAGAGGGCGGTCAACGCCCAGAAGAAGCGCCGTTCGATTCTCGAAGCCTCCAGCGGCTACCGCGGACAGCGCTCGCGTCTGTACCGCAAGGCCAAGGAACAGCAACTCCACTCGCTGACCTACGCCTACCGTGACCGCCGTGCGCGCAAGGGCGATTTCCGCAAGCTGTGGATCACTCGTATCAACGCCGCCGCACGGGCGAACGACATCACGTACAACCGGCTGATCCAGGGCCTGCGTCTTGCCGAGATCGAGGTCGACCGTAAGAACCTCGCAGAGTTGGCCGTCTCCGACGCCGAAGCGTTCGCCGGCCTCGTCGCACTGGCGAAGGCGGCACTCCCGACGGACGTGAACGCTCCTGCTGGAGAAGCGGCCTGA
- the rpmI gene encoding 50S ribosomal protein L35, which translates to MPKSKTHSGTAKRFKVSGSGKILRQKAGRRHLLEHKPTKVTRRLDGKAVVSKADTPRVKRLLGI; encoded by the coding sequence ATGCCCAAGTCGAAGACCCACAGCGGCACCGCGAAGCGATTCAAGGTGTCCGGCAGCGGGAAGATCCTGCGCCAGAAGGCGGGCCGCCGCCACTTGCTCGAGCACAAGCCCACGAAGGTGACCCGTCGCCTCGATGGCAAGGCTGTCGTGAGCAAGGCTGACACGCCTCGCGTCAAGCGACTGCTCGGCATCTGA
- the infC gene encoding translation initiation factor IF-3 gives MSTETRINDRIRVPEVRLVGPGGEQVGIVRVEDALRLALEADLDLVEVAPDARPPVCKIMDYGKFKYEAAQKARESRKNQQLTVIKEQKLRPKIDDHDYETKKRNVVRFLEAGSKVKVTIMFRGREQSRPELGFRLLQRLGADVADLGFVETSAKQDGRNMTMVLAPHKGAKTRAKAQESAAARPAQRATPAPKKPAESTDADTSGEAPTS, from the coding sequence ATCAGCACTGAGACCCGCATCAACGATCGCATCCGAGTTCCCGAGGTCCGCCTCGTCGGGCCCGGAGGTGAACAAGTTGGCATCGTGCGTGTTGAAGATGCACTCCGCTTGGCCCTCGAGGCCGATCTCGACTTGGTCGAGGTGGCCCCCGACGCTCGCCCGCCGGTCTGCAAGATCATGGACTACGGCAAGTTCAAGTACGAGGCTGCGCAGAAGGCTCGCGAGTCGCGCAAGAACCAGCAACTCACCGTCATCAAGGAGCAGAAGCTCCGCCCCAAGATTGACGATCACGACTACGAGACCAAGAAGCGCAACGTCGTTCGCTTCCTCGAGGCGGGGTCGAAGGTCAAGGTCACCATCATGTTCCGCGGTCGCGAGCAGTCGCGCCCAGAACTCGGATTCCGGCTGTTGCAGCGCCTTGGTGCGGATGTCGCGGACCTTGGGTTCGTGGAGACGTCAGCCAAGCAGGACGGTCGAAACATGACGATGGTGCTCGCTCCGCACAAGGGGGCGAAGACGCGTGCCAAGGCGCAGGAAAGTGCCGCGGCCCGACCCGCACAGCGTGCAACCCCCGCACCGAAGAAGCCTGCGGAGTCGACTGATGCCGATACGTCCGGCGAAGCACCGACCAGCTAG
- a CDS encoding DUF1844 domain-containing protein, with product MQENFEDTPDGGTPTDGDQNTDVRELADVPAIEVISRAAVMLMSSAAEKLGLSDPDPESSPHLDLDEARRVITALAGLVTASVEYLGPHAGPIREGLQALQRAFREASSHPDEPGKGPGEKYTGPVH from the coding sequence ATGCAGGAGAACTTCGAAGACACCCCGGATGGCGGCACACCCACCGACGGTGACCAAAATACCGACGTCCGGGAGCTCGCCGACGTTCCCGCGATCGAGGTCATCAGCCGTGCCGCGGTCATGCTCATGAGCTCGGCAGCCGAAAAGCTCGGCCTCTCCGACCCCGACCCCGAGTCCAGCCCCCACCTCGACCTCGACGAAGCCCGCCGCGTCATCACTGCGCTGGCCGGCCTCGTGACGGCGTCCGTCGAGTACCTCGGGCCGCACGCGGGCCCGATCCGCGAAGGCCTCCAGGCTCTGCAGCGCGCATTTCGCGAAGCATCGTCGCATCCCGATGAGCCTGGCAAGGGCCCCGGCGAAAAGTACACAGGCCCGGTGCACTAG
- a CDS encoding helix-turn-helix transcriptional regulator codes for MDRPARLHALTEELRRAGARGRTARQLAAQLEVTTRTIKRDMAVLQASGVAIRSAAGPGGGYAITGSSTLPPVNFTPAQAVSVALALKAGGEAPFAADGRAALAKLLDVMDPASRDRVAKLGARVWIRPATGNASAGARIRAVVEEALERDLMVSLRYVDRYGDRTERIVEPHMLVHTGRAWFLVAWCRTRDGVRWFRMDRVSDATITRQSFVARDPELFGEPPPDARSVFGG; via the coding sequence ATGGATCGTCCTGCGCGACTGCACGCGCTTACCGAAGAGCTCCGACGGGCCGGGGCGCGAGGGCGTACTGCCAGGCAGTTGGCGGCACAACTCGAGGTGACCACACGCACGATCAAGCGCGACATGGCCGTTCTTCAGGCCTCCGGCGTTGCGATCAGGTCTGCTGCAGGTCCGGGGGGCGGGTACGCAATCACCGGAAGCTCCACGCTTCCTCCCGTGAACTTCACTCCGGCGCAGGCGGTATCGGTGGCGCTGGCGCTCAAAGCTGGTGGCGAAGCGCCGTTCGCCGCGGACGGTCGTGCGGCGCTGGCGAAGCTGCTCGACGTCATGGATCCGGCCTCGCGCGACCGCGTCGCGAAACTGGGTGCGCGAGTGTGGATTCGACCGGCGACCGGGAATGCGAGTGCTGGGGCGCGCATACGCGCTGTAGTCGAGGAGGCGCTCGAGCGCGACCTCATGGTGTCGCTGCGCTATGTCGACCGCTACGGCGACCGCACCGAACGGATCGTCGAGCCGCACATGCTCGTTCACACCGGTCGGGCCTGGTTCCTGGTCGCCTGGTGCCGGACACGAGACGGTGTCCGCTGGTTCCGGATGGACAGGGTCAGTGACGCAACCATCACTCGCCAATCGTTCGTGGCGCGCGACCCGGAACTCTTCGGGGAGCCTCCCCCGGACGCACGGTCCGTGTTCGGCGGGTGA
- a CDS encoding alpha/beta fold hydrolase, which translates to MTQNISRTHIVLVPGFWLGDWAWDAVANDLNDRGHRVTAVTPPGLESSESDRSTIGLDDHIAAVVAATATTATDQRTVLVAHSGSGPVVYGASDRVPERIDRIVYVDSGPLQNGTALRPDLEPSVTEIPLPSWSELEADGNSLDGLDDVMLRTFRARAVPHPAGPARDALELTNPRRVDVQSTVICTSFPSEAIAQMVTAGHPMVAELARLTAVEYVDLPTGHWPMWSRPTDLAAAIDAAAR; encoded by the coding sequence ATGACGCAGAACATTTCTAGAACGCACATCGTGCTTGTACCGGGATTCTGGCTCGGGGACTGGGCGTGGGACGCCGTTGCCAACGACCTGAACGATCGTGGACACCGAGTCACGGCAGTAACCCCTCCGGGGCTCGAGTCTTCCGAATCAGATCGCAGCACAATCGGTCTCGACGACCACATCGCCGCAGTTGTCGCGGCCACCGCTACTACCGCAACCGACCAACGCACCGTGCTGGTCGCGCACAGCGGATCCGGTCCGGTCGTGTACGGCGCGAGCGATCGAGTGCCGGAACGGATCGACCGAATCGTGTATGTCGACAGTGGTCCACTACAGAACGGCACCGCGCTCCGGCCGGACCTCGAGCCTTCGGTGACGGAGATTCCTCTGCCCAGCTGGTCGGAACTCGAGGCTGACGGAAATAGCCTCGACGGATTGGACGACGTGATGCTCAGGACCTTCCGCGCACGCGCCGTGCCGCACCCTGCTGGCCCGGCCCGCGATGCCCTCGAGCTGACGAACCCGCGGCGGGTCGACGTGCAGTCAACGGTGATCTGCACCAGCTTCCCGTCGGAAGCGATCGCACAGATGGTCACAGCCGGCCACCCGATGGTCGCCGAGCTGGCACGACTCACCGCGGTCGAGTACGTCGACCTGCCGACCGGGCACTGGCCGATGTGGTCACGCCCCACCGACCTCGCGGCCGCGATCGACGCGGCCGCCCGCTGA